A region from the Acanthochromis polyacanthus isolate Apoly-LR-REF ecotype Palm Island chromosome 23, KAUST_Apoly_ChrSc, whole genome shotgun sequence genome encodes:
- the shbg gene encoding sex hormone-binding globulin: MTLVWKVMAGGPLLTLSLALVVLWAEVQGNGEGKKGVSGSSTVYLSQDRDIWRPLIHTTVNISEINSIKSSFQLRTFDSEGTIFYGDTKNGEDWFVLSLKDGIPLMQISKGDILISVAGGPKLNDGKWHTLEVSNHGKFVILEVDGSEGVTVGMHSKQTEEDISGELRLALGGILIKKEKMIIQYEPQMDGCVRKGNWLNLSTPWDIEVEGLWPCYQNIRPGSYFSGKGLAVFNTSVFLTDEDDGLKIELWSDFTQMDGTILSIKAPGQDLMFTLVANNNTKVVTFALGENKINMKSTLRGLLMHFEKDSLRLHADESELERTDSIMPVNHPGYLTAWREGRLTVGGLLGDGEDNVGSQFLTGCLGKIQIQEKDLDLDLAVKHMSISSHSCPA, translated from the exons ATGACCTTGGTTTGGAAAGTAATGGCAGGTGGACCGCTGCTCACTTTGAGCCTCGCTCTGGTCGTCCTTTGGGCTGAAGTGCAGGGGAACGGAGAGGGTAAG AAAGGAGTATCAGGCAGTTCCACCGTCTATCTCAGCCAGGACAGAGACATCTGGAGGCCACTCATCCACACGACAGTCAACATCAGTGAGATCAACAG CATCAAGTCATCCTTTCAGCTACGGACGTTTGACTCGGAAGGTACCATTTTCTACGGAGATACCAAAAATGGGGAGGACTGGTTTGTTTTGTCCCTGAAAGATGGCATCCCTTTGATGCAGATCAGCAAAGGAGACATACTTATTAGTGTGGCAGGAGGCCCAAAGCTGAATGATGGGAAATGGCACACT CTGGAAGTGAGCAACCACGGGAAGTTTGTAATTCTGGAGGTGGACGGCTCTGAGGGAGTGACGGTGGGTATGCATTCCAAACAGACAGAGGAAGACATTTCAGGTGAACTTCGACTGGCCCTGGGTGGGATCCTGATCAAAAAGGAAAAGATGATCATTCAG TATGAGCCGCAAATGGATGGCTGTGTGCGGAAAGGCAACTGGCTGAACCTCAGCACCCCCTGGGACATAGAGGTTGAGGGCCTCTGGCCTTGCTACCAAAACATCCGACCTGGCAGCTACTTTTCTGGCAAAGGGTTGGCCGTTTTCAACACCTCAG TTTTTCTAACTGACGAAGATGATGGGCTCAAGATTGAATTGTGGAGCGATTTCACTCAGATGGATGGGACCATTTTGAGCATCAAGGCTCCTGGGCAGGACCTGATGTTCACTTTAGTGGCCAATAACAACACAAAG GTGGTCACATTTGCTCTTGgcgaaaacaaaatcaacatgaaaagCACTTTAAGAGGACTGCTGATGCACTTTGAGAAGGATTCACTGAGACTGCATGCAGATGAAAGTGAACTTGAAAGGACTGATAGCATCATGCCAGTGAACCACCCTGGGTATCTGACAGCTTGGAGAGAGGGCCGTCTTACCGTTGGAGGTCTTTTGG GTGATGGTGAGGACAATGTTGGCTCCCAGTTCTTGACAGGGTGTCTGGGGAAGATACAGATCCAAGAGAAGGATTTGGATCTGGATTTGGCTGTCAAACACATGTCAATCTCCTCTCACAGCTGCCCTGCATAG
- the neurl4 gene encoding neuralized-like protein 4 isoform X1 — MAAELHPRSGKLIGLSNSNRTARRNQPVQEFNHGLVLSKEPLRDRDVFTVRIDKKVNSWSGSIEIGVTALDPAALDFPSSATGLKGGSWIVSGCSVLRDGRSVLEEYGRDLDQLAEGDRVGIQRSSHGELHLWVNGQDCGAAASGLPPKLWAVVDLYGKCTQVTVVSCEPPPPSAERERETIERDEEEEDEDEEEEEVVVCGGREDVGIAALMNVAAMNGMMNGDEVPELSCSHSRPDKFPNNLEPDTVLTEHQLFDVFNNAIVSFYRSEDEGGGEDGGGGGGGGSGGGGNALPDSSSRNERGSSSGGGAVNSDSGSGTTGGGGGNGGGDGGNANNGPAGNGGALPGALTGGMTTNDALLFHEKCGTLIKLSNNNKTAERRRPLDEFNNGVVMTNRPLRHNEMFEIRIDKLVDKWSGSIEIGVTTHNPNNLDYPATMTNLRSGTIMMSGCGILTNGKGTRREYCEFSLDELQEGDHIGLMRKASGALHFYINGIDQGVAAAQTPGVVYGVVDLYGMAVKVTIVHNHNHSDRLRRNNAIMRALSPDVGRPRPALSLTPDTEGPDRLLFHPNCGQKAAIISDGRTALRPHATDDFNHGVVLSSRPLRSNEVFQVRIDKMVDKWAGSIEIGVTTHNPAYLQLPSTMTNLRSGTWMMTGNGVMHNGTTILDEYGHNLDRLKAGDTVGVVRKEDGSLHFFVNGVAQGPAAWNVPPSVYAVVDLYGQAAQATIMDDMVDLPPLPEDSTEGPTAISPGSPCSIGGTTTTTDLRFHQLHGTNAVITNGGRTALRQNCRSEFNDAIVISNRCLRDGELFEIVIQKMVDRWSGSIEAGVTAIRPEELEFPNTMTDIDYDTWMLSGTAIMQDGNTMRNNYGCDLDSLTTGSRIGMMRSASGDLHYYINGVDQGVACSGLPPEVYAVIDLYGQCVQVSITSSSGPLDNSLCTSNITEKSFPIHSPVAGVAHRLHSKHGKNVVLLGEGCQAVRVGGYAHGIVFSAKELKADELFEVRIDEVDEQWCGSLHIGLTTLAPPELPSCPLSGLSPSLPQLRTKVTWLLCGSEVRRNGVLQRQNYGCSLDRLMVGNRVGVKRCNDDTMHIFIDGEDMGPAATAVAKNVYAVLDLYGRITAVSIVSSSLMEDMESVKAPSLSSDSCSEGEEDSTPVREVESEPCALVPTVMAFLENHGKNIQLSNQNLTAARVSSYNQGLLVTAQPLARQQLFQFQIDRLNPSWTSSLSLGVIGHSPDRLNFPSTACCLKRSAWLLQRDSVFHNSLKICENYGPNLDTCPEGTVLGLLVDANSCLHLYVNGMDQGVAAQDIPSPCYPFIDLYGQCEQVTIVTNNVPAVGGESGETRCQGDMEKADMVDGIKESVCWTPPPEVNPNKTCEYQALCSRFKDLLTLPDGYFNEDAKYNLCYCESCHKLRGDEAYYKRGEPPRDYALPFGWCRFALRIKSHCEVSNALKKWHIAYHGTSVGALRRTLDHSQLLPGTSSIFSVSPVKAEGPNGYSEPEENSAPGREVPRVRLSPTMRYSGLEIFAPKVQFQDPRSHRSHQAQVGFQVCVRPGSYKVGPQTLGHSEALDPRFSNSEIEWITKEQGGTLLYGLLIRVE, encoded by the exons ATGGCGGCGGAGCTGCATCCGCGGAGCGGAAAGCTGATCGGCCTGTCCAACTCGAACCGAACCGCCCGGCGCAACCAGCCAGTCCAGGAGTTCAACCACGGACTGGTGCTCAGCAAGGAGCCGCTCAGGGACCGGGATGTCTTCACCGTCCGCATTGACAAGAAG GTGAACTCGTGGAGCGGCTCCATTGAAATTGGCGTGACGGCACTGGACCCCGCAGCGCTGGACTTCCCCAGCAGCGCCACAGGCCTTAAGGGCGGCTCCTGGATTGTATCGGGCTGCTCGGTGCTCCGCGATGGCCGCTCCGTCCTGGAGGAGTACGGCCGCGACCTCGACCAGCTAGCTGAGGGCGACCGTGTCGGCATTCAGCGCAGTTCCCATGGAGAGCTCCACCTCTGGGTTAACGGGCAGGACTGTGGTGCGGCTGCCAGCGGCTTGCCGCCCAAGCTGTGGGCAGTTGTGGATTTGTATGGCAAATGCACTCAAGTAACAGTGGTGAGTTGTGAGCCGCCACCGCCCTCCgcagagagagagcgagagacaATAGAGcgggacgaggaggaggaagatgaggacgaagaggaggaagaagtggTAGTGTGCGGGGGTCGTGAGGACGTGGGGATTGCGGCACTGATGAATGTGGCAGCAATGAATGGAATGATGAACGGAGATGAAG TGCCTGAGCTTAGCTGCAGTCACAGCAGACCGGACAAGTTCCCCAACAACCTGGAGCCTGACACTG TTTTGACAGAACACCAGCTTTTTGACGTGTTCAACAACGCAATAGTTTCCTTTTATCGTTCTGAAGATGAGGGCGGAGGGGAAGATGGTGGAGGTGGGGGTGGAGGAGGCAGTGGCGGAGGGGGAAATGCATTACCTGACTCCTCCTCCAGAAATGAGAGGGGGAGCAGCAGCGGAGGAGGCGCAGTTAACAGTGACAGTGGATCTGGGACAACAGGAGGCGGAGGAGGTAACGGTGGTGGAGACGGTGGAAATGCTAATAACGGCCCTGCTGGTAATGGAGGGGCACTGCCAGGAGCTTTGACAGGTGGGATGACCACCAATGATGCGCTGCTGTTCCATGAGAAGTGTGGCACTCTGATCAAactgagcaacaacaacaagacgGCGGAGCGAAGGAGACCGCTGGATGAGTTTAACAACGGAGTAGTGATGACCAACCGGCCGCTCCGACACAATGAGATGTTTGAG ATTCGGATCGATAAGCTTGTCGACAAATGGTCGGGCTCAATAGAGATCGGCGTGACCACACACAACCCTAACAACCTGGATTATCCTGCAACTATGACTAATCTGCGCTCAG GTACAATCATGATGAGTGGCTGTGGGATATTAACTAACGGGAAAGGAACCCGCAGGGAATACTGTGAATTCAGCCTTGATGAACTTCAG GAGGGAGATCACATAGGGTTGATGCGCAAAGCCAGTGGAGCGCTCCATTTCTACATCAATGGCATCGATCAAG GTGTTGCGGCAGCCCAGACCCCCGGTGTGGTCTATGGCGTGGTCGACCTCTACGGCATGGCCGTCAAAGTCACCATAGTccacaaccacaaccacagtGACCGCCTCAGACGCAACAACGCCATCATGAGGGCTCTATCCCCTGATGTTGGTCGACCCCGGCCAGCTCTCTCCCTCACTCCGGACACAGAGGGGCCTGACCGTCTGCTCTTTCACCCCAACTGTGGCCAGAAGGCCGCCATCATCAGTGACGGCAGGACGGCGCTGCGGCCACA TGCGACAGATGACTTCAACCATGGCGTGGTTCTGAGCAGCCGGCCGCTACGTTCCAACGAGGTGTTCCAGGTTCGCATAGACAAGATGGTGGACAAGTGGGCAGGTTCCATAGAAATTGGTGTCACAACGCACAACCCCGCCTACCTGCAGCTGCCCTCCACCATGACAAACTTGCGCTCag GGACGTGGATGATGACGGGGAACGGTGTGATGCACAATGGCACAACAATACTGGATGAGTATGGACACAACCTGGACCGACTCAAA GCAGGTGACACAGTCGGTGTGGTACGGAAAGAAGACGGCAGCCTCCATTTCTTTGTGAACGGTGTGGCGCAGGGCCCGGCAGCCTGGAACGTCCCCCCGAGTGTCTACGCCGTGGTCGACCTCTACGGCCAGGCGGCTCAGGCCACCATCATGGATGACATGG tgGACCTTCCCCCTCTTCCAGAGGACAGCACAGAGGGCCCAACAGCCATTTCTCCTGGGAGCCCTTGCTCAATAGGGGGCACCACCACAACCACTGACCTGCGTTTTCACCAGCTACACGGCACCAATGCTGTCATCACCAACGGTGGACGCACGGCCCTGCGCCAGAACTGCCGCAGCGAGTTCAACGACGCTATTGTCATTTCCAACAG GTGCCTTCGGGATGGAGAGTTGTTTGAAATTGTTATCCAGAAGATGGTGGACCGCTGGTCAGGTTCAATAGAAGCAG GAGTGACAGCCATCAGGCCAGAGGAGCTCGAGTTTCCAAACACTATGACTGATATTGACTACGACACCTGGATGCTGAG TGGAACAGCAATCATGCAAGATGGCAACACAATGCGCAACAACTATGGCTGTGATCTGGACTCGCTTACCACAGGCTCGCGAATCGGCATGATGCGCTCAGCCAGCGGTGACCTGCACTATTATATCAATGGCGTAGACCAAGGTGTTGCCTGCTCTGGTCTGCCACCAG AGGTGTATGCTGTTATCGACCTGTACGGTCAGTGTGTTCAGGTGTCCATCACCAGCTCCTCAGGTCCACTGGATAACAGTCTCTGCACCAGCAACATCACTGAGAAGAGCTTCCCCATCCACTCACCAG TAGCAGGTGTTGCCCATCGGCTCCACAGTAAACATGGTAAGAACGTGGTGCTGCTAGGTGAGGGTTGCCAGGCTGTCAGAGTTGGTGGTTACGCACACGGCATCGTGTTCAGCGCAAAGGAGCTCAAAGCAGATGAGCTGTTTGAG gtgAGGATTGATGAAGTGGATGAGCAGTGGTGCGGTTCGCTGCACATCGGTCTGACAACACTGGCACCTCCGGAGTTGCCGTCTTGCCCCCTGTCAGgtctctccccctccctcccacagcTCCGCACCAAGGTCACCTGGCTGCTCTGCGGCTCCGAAGTCCGTCGCAACGGAGTGCTGCAGCGGCAGAACTATGGCTGCTCACTGGACCGGCTGATG GTTGGGAACCGTGTGGGTGTAAAGAGGTGCAATGATGACACCATGCATATCTTCATTGACGGAGAGGACATGGGACCTGCTGCTACCGCCGTAGCCAAG AATGTTTACGCAGTTTTGGACCTGTATGGACGCATTACAGCGGTGTCCATCGTCAGTTCCTCGCTGATGGAGGACATGGAGAGCGTCAAGGCGCCCTCGCTCTCCTCAGACAGCTGCAGTGAAGGAGAAGAGGACAGCACCCCTGTAAGAGAG GTTGAGAGTGAGCCCTGTGCACTGGTGCCTACTGTAATGGCATTCCTGGAAAACCACGGCAAAAACATCCAGCTGTCCAACCAGAATCTGACAGCAGCCAGAGTGTCGAGCTACAACCAGGGCCTGCTGGTGACCGCCCAGCCGCTGGCTCGTCAGCAGCTGTTTCAG TTTCAGATCGACCGCCTGAACCCGTCGTGGACGTCGTCGTTGTCGTTAGGGGTGATCGGCCACTCGCCCGACCGACTCAACTTCCCGTCCACGGCATGCTGTCTGAAACGCTCCGCCTGGCTGCTGCAGCGAGACTCCGTCTTCCACAACTCCCTAAAG ATATGTGAGAACTACGGTCCTAACCTGGATACTTGTCCGGAGGGGACAGTGTTGGGTCTGCTGGTGGACGCTAACAGTTGTCTCCACCTCTATGTCAACGGCATGGATCAGGGCGTGGCGGCACAGGACATCCCTTCACCCTGCTACCCCTTCATTGACCTCTATGGCCAGTGTGAACAG GTTACCATAGTAACAAACAACGTGCCAGCGGTGGGAGGAGAGAGCGGTGAGACCCGCTGTCAGGGCGACATGGAGAAGGCAGACATGGTCGATG GAATCAAAGAGAGTGTGTGCTGGACCCCCCCTCCAGAGGTCAACCCCAACAAGACCTGTGAGTACCAGGCGCTGTGCTCTCGCTTCAAGGACCTGCTCACGTTACCAG ATGGTTACTTCAATGAAGATGCAAAGTACAACCTGTGCTACTGTGAGTCCTGCCACAAGCTTCGGGGTGACGAGGCTTATTATAAAAGAGGAGAGCCACCCCGCGACTATGCCCTGCCCTTTGGCTGGTGCCGCTTCGCCCTCAG GATCAAGTCCCACTGTGAGGTCTCTAATGCATTGAAGAAGTGGCACATTGCGTACCACGGCACCAGTGTAGGAGCTCTGCGACGCACACTGGACCACAGCCAGCTCCTGCCTG gGACGTCGTCAATCTTCTCCGTGTCGCCCGTGAAGGCAGAGGGGCCCAACGGCTACAGCGAGCCCGAGGAGAACAGTGCTCCCGGCAGAGAGGTTCCCAGAGTGCGGCTCTCCCCCACCATGCGTTACTCTGGGTTGGAGATCTTTGCTCCCAAAGTGCA ATTTCAGGACCCCCGTTCTCACCGCTCCCACCAGGCTCAGGTGGGATTCCAGGTGTGCGTGCGTCCGGGATCCTACAAGGTTGGACCTCAGACACTCGGCCACAGTGAAGCCCTGGATCCTCGCTTCAGCAACTCAGAGATCGAGTGGATCACTAAGGAGCAGGGCGGCACGCTCCTTTACGGACTGCTCATTCGGGTCGAATGA
- the neurl4 gene encoding neuralized-like protein 4 isoform X2: MAAELHPRSGKLIGLSNSNRTARRNQPVQEFNHGLVLSKEPLRDRDVFTVRIDKKVNSWSGSIEIGVTALDPAALDFPSSATGLKGGSWIVSGCSVLRDGRSVLEEYGRDLDQLAEGDRVGIQRSSHGELHLWVNGQDCGAAASGLPPKLWAVVDLYGKCTQVTVVSCEPPPPSAERERETIERDEEEEDEDEEEEEVVVCGGREDVGIAALMNVAAMNGMMNGDEVPELSCSHSRPDKFPNNLEPDTVLTEHQLFDVFNNAIVSFYRSEDEGGGEDGGGGGGGGSGGGGNALPDSSSRNERGSSSGGGAVNSDSGSGTTGGGGGNGGGDGGNANNGPAGNGGALPGALTGGMTTNDALLFHEKCGTLIKLSNNNKTAERRRPLDEFNNGVVMTNRPLRHNEMFEIRIDKLVDKWSGSIEIGVTTHNPNNLDYPATMTNLRSGTIMMSGCGILTNGKGTRREYCEFSLDELQEGDHIGLMRKASGALHFYINGIDQGVAAAQTPGVVYGVVDLYGMAVKVTIVHNHNHSDRLRRNNAIMRALSPDVGRPRPALSLTPDTEGPDRLLFHPNCGQKAAIISDGRTALRPHATDDFNHGVVLSSRPLRSNEVFQVRIDKMVDKWAGSIEIGVTTHNPAYLQLPSTMTNLRSGTWMMTGNGVMHNGTTILDEYGHNLDRLKAGDTVGVVRKEDGSLHFFVNGVAQGPAAWNVPPSVYAVVDLYGQAAQATIMDDMVDLPPLPEDSTEGPTAISPGSPCSIGGTTTTTDLRFHQLHGTNAVITNGGRTALRQNCRSEFNDAIVISNRCLRDGELFEIVIQKMVDRWSGSIEAGVTAIRPEELEFPNTMTDIDYDTWMLSGTAIMQDGNTMRNNYGCDLDSLTTGSRIGMMRSASGDLHYYINGVDQGVACSGLPPEVYAVIDLYGQCVQVSITSSSGPLDNSLCTSNITEKSFPIHSPAGVAHRLHSKHGKNVVLLGEGCQAVRVGGYAHGIVFSAKELKADELFEVRIDEVDEQWCGSLHIGLTTLAPPELPSCPLSGLSPSLPQLRTKVTWLLCGSEVRRNGVLQRQNYGCSLDRLMVGNRVGVKRCNDDTMHIFIDGEDMGPAATAVAKNVYAVLDLYGRITAVSIVSSSLMEDMESVKAPSLSSDSCSEGEEDSTPVREVESEPCALVPTVMAFLENHGKNIQLSNQNLTAARVSSYNQGLLVTAQPLARQQLFQFQIDRLNPSWTSSLSLGVIGHSPDRLNFPSTACCLKRSAWLLQRDSVFHNSLKICENYGPNLDTCPEGTVLGLLVDANSCLHLYVNGMDQGVAAQDIPSPCYPFIDLYGQCEQVTIVTNNVPAVGGESGETRCQGDMEKADMVDGIKESVCWTPPPEVNPNKTCEYQALCSRFKDLLTLPDGYFNEDAKYNLCYCESCHKLRGDEAYYKRGEPPRDYALPFGWCRFALRIKSHCEVSNALKKWHIAYHGTSVGALRRTLDHSQLLPGTSSIFSVSPVKAEGPNGYSEPEENSAPGREVPRVRLSPTMRYSGLEIFAPKVQFQDPRSHRSHQAQVGFQVCVRPGSYKVGPQTLGHSEALDPRFSNSEIEWITKEQGGTLLYGLLIRVE, encoded by the exons ATGGCGGCGGAGCTGCATCCGCGGAGCGGAAAGCTGATCGGCCTGTCCAACTCGAACCGAACCGCCCGGCGCAACCAGCCAGTCCAGGAGTTCAACCACGGACTGGTGCTCAGCAAGGAGCCGCTCAGGGACCGGGATGTCTTCACCGTCCGCATTGACAAGAAG GTGAACTCGTGGAGCGGCTCCATTGAAATTGGCGTGACGGCACTGGACCCCGCAGCGCTGGACTTCCCCAGCAGCGCCACAGGCCTTAAGGGCGGCTCCTGGATTGTATCGGGCTGCTCGGTGCTCCGCGATGGCCGCTCCGTCCTGGAGGAGTACGGCCGCGACCTCGACCAGCTAGCTGAGGGCGACCGTGTCGGCATTCAGCGCAGTTCCCATGGAGAGCTCCACCTCTGGGTTAACGGGCAGGACTGTGGTGCGGCTGCCAGCGGCTTGCCGCCCAAGCTGTGGGCAGTTGTGGATTTGTATGGCAAATGCACTCAAGTAACAGTGGTGAGTTGTGAGCCGCCACCGCCCTCCgcagagagagagcgagagacaATAGAGcgggacgaggaggaggaagatgaggacgaagaggaggaagaagtggTAGTGTGCGGGGGTCGTGAGGACGTGGGGATTGCGGCACTGATGAATGTGGCAGCAATGAATGGAATGATGAACGGAGATGAAG TGCCTGAGCTTAGCTGCAGTCACAGCAGACCGGACAAGTTCCCCAACAACCTGGAGCCTGACACTG TTTTGACAGAACACCAGCTTTTTGACGTGTTCAACAACGCAATAGTTTCCTTTTATCGTTCTGAAGATGAGGGCGGAGGGGAAGATGGTGGAGGTGGGGGTGGAGGAGGCAGTGGCGGAGGGGGAAATGCATTACCTGACTCCTCCTCCAGAAATGAGAGGGGGAGCAGCAGCGGAGGAGGCGCAGTTAACAGTGACAGTGGATCTGGGACAACAGGAGGCGGAGGAGGTAACGGTGGTGGAGACGGTGGAAATGCTAATAACGGCCCTGCTGGTAATGGAGGGGCACTGCCAGGAGCTTTGACAGGTGGGATGACCACCAATGATGCGCTGCTGTTCCATGAGAAGTGTGGCACTCTGATCAAactgagcaacaacaacaagacgGCGGAGCGAAGGAGACCGCTGGATGAGTTTAACAACGGAGTAGTGATGACCAACCGGCCGCTCCGACACAATGAGATGTTTGAG ATTCGGATCGATAAGCTTGTCGACAAATGGTCGGGCTCAATAGAGATCGGCGTGACCACACACAACCCTAACAACCTGGATTATCCTGCAACTATGACTAATCTGCGCTCAG GTACAATCATGATGAGTGGCTGTGGGATATTAACTAACGGGAAAGGAACCCGCAGGGAATACTGTGAATTCAGCCTTGATGAACTTCAG GAGGGAGATCACATAGGGTTGATGCGCAAAGCCAGTGGAGCGCTCCATTTCTACATCAATGGCATCGATCAAG GTGTTGCGGCAGCCCAGACCCCCGGTGTGGTCTATGGCGTGGTCGACCTCTACGGCATGGCCGTCAAAGTCACCATAGTccacaaccacaaccacagtGACCGCCTCAGACGCAACAACGCCATCATGAGGGCTCTATCCCCTGATGTTGGTCGACCCCGGCCAGCTCTCTCCCTCACTCCGGACACAGAGGGGCCTGACCGTCTGCTCTTTCACCCCAACTGTGGCCAGAAGGCCGCCATCATCAGTGACGGCAGGACGGCGCTGCGGCCACA TGCGACAGATGACTTCAACCATGGCGTGGTTCTGAGCAGCCGGCCGCTACGTTCCAACGAGGTGTTCCAGGTTCGCATAGACAAGATGGTGGACAAGTGGGCAGGTTCCATAGAAATTGGTGTCACAACGCACAACCCCGCCTACCTGCAGCTGCCCTCCACCATGACAAACTTGCGCTCag GGACGTGGATGATGACGGGGAACGGTGTGATGCACAATGGCACAACAATACTGGATGAGTATGGACACAACCTGGACCGACTCAAA GCAGGTGACACAGTCGGTGTGGTACGGAAAGAAGACGGCAGCCTCCATTTCTTTGTGAACGGTGTGGCGCAGGGCCCGGCAGCCTGGAACGTCCCCCCGAGTGTCTACGCCGTGGTCGACCTCTACGGCCAGGCGGCTCAGGCCACCATCATGGATGACATGG tgGACCTTCCCCCTCTTCCAGAGGACAGCACAGAGGGCCCAACAGCCATTTCTCCTGGGAGCCCTTGCTCAATAGGGGGCACCACCACAACCACTGACCTGCGTTTTCACCAGCTACACGGCACCAATGCTGTCATCACCAACGGTGGACGCACGGCCCTGCGCCAGAACTGCCGCAGCGAGTTCAACGACGCTATTGTCATTTCCAACAG GTGCCTTCGGGATGGAGAGTTGTTTGAAATTGTTATCCAGAAGATGGTGGACCGCTGGTCAGGTTCAATAGAAGCAG GAGTGACAGCCATCAGGCCAGAGGAGCTCGAGTTTCCAAACACTATGACTGATATTGACTACGACACCTGGATGCTGAG TGGAACAGCAATCATGCAAGATGGCAACACAATGCGCAACAACTATGGCTGTGATCTGGACTCGCTTACCACAGGCTCGCGAATCGGCATGATGCGCTCAGCCAGCGGTGACCTGCACTATTATATCAATGGCGTAGACCAAGGTGTTGCCTGCTCTGGTCTGCCACCAG AGGTGTATGCTGTTATCGACCTGTACGGTCAGTGTGTTCAGGTGTCCATCACCAGCTCCTCAGGTCCACTGGATAACAGTCTCTGCACCAGCAACATCACTGAGAAGAGCTTCCCCATCCACTCACCAG CAGGTGTTGCCCATCGGCTCCACAGTAAACATGGTAAGAACGTGGTGCTGCTAGGTGAGGGTTGCCAGGCTGTCAGAGTTGGTGGTTACGCACACGGCATCGTGTTCAGCGCAAAGGAGCTCAAAGCAGATGAGCTGTTTGAG gtgAGGATTGATGAAGTGGATGAGCAGTGGTGCGGTTCGCTGCACATCGGTCTGACAACACTGGCACCTCCGGAGTTGCCGTCTTGCCCCCTGTCAGgtctctccccctccctcccacagcTCCGCACCAAGGTCACCTGGCTGCTCTGCGGCTCCGAAGTCCGTCGCAACGGAGTGCTGCAGCGGCAGAACTATGGCTGCTCACTGGACCGGCTGATG GTTGGGAACCGTGTGGGTGTAAAGAGGTGCAATGATGACACCATGCATATCTTCATTGACGGAGAGGACATGGGACCTGCTGCTACCGCCGTAGCCAAG AATGTTTACGCAGTTTTGGACCTGTATGGACGCATTACAGCGGTGTCCATCGTCAGTTCCTCGCTGATGGAGGACATGGAGAGCGTCAAGGCGCCCTCGCTCTCCTCAGACAGCTGCAGTGAAGGAGAAGAGGACAGCACCCCTGTAAGAGAG GTTGAGAGTGAGCCCTGTGCACTGGTGCCTACTGTAATGGCATTCCTGGAAAACCACGGCAAAAACATCCAGCTGTCCAACCAGAATCTGACAGCAGCCAGAGTGTCGAGCTACAACCAGGGCCTGCTGGTGACCGCCCAGCCGCTGGCTCGTCAGCAGCTGTTTCAG TTTCAGATCGACCGCCTGAACCCGTCGTGGACGTCGTCGTTGTCGTTAGGGGTGATCGGCCACTCGCCCGACCGACTCAACTTCCCGTCCACGGCATGCTGTCTGAAACGCTCCGCCTGGCTGCTGCAGCGAGACTCCGTCTTCCACAACTCCCTAAAG ATATGTGAGAACTACGGTCCTAACCTGGATACTTGTCCGGAGGGGACAGTGTTGGGTCTGCTGGTGGACGCTAACAGTTGTCTCCACCTCTATGTCAACGGCATGGATCAGGGCGTGGCGGCACAGGACATCCCTTCACCCTGCTACCCCTTCATTGACCTCTATGGCCAGTGTGAACAG GTTACCATAGTAACAAACAACGTGCCAGCGGTGGGAGGAGAGAGCGGTGAGACCCGCTGTCAGGGCGACATGGAGAAGGCAGACATGGTCGATG GAATCAAAGAGAGTGTGTGCTGGACCCCCCCTCCAGAGGTCAACCCCAACAAGACCTGTGAGTACCAGGCGCTGTGCTCTCGCTTCAAGGACCTGCTCACGTTACCAG ATGGTTACTTCAATGAAGATGCAAAGTACAACCTGTGCTACTGTGAGTCCTGCCACAAGCTTCGGGGTGACGAGGCTTATTATAAAAGAGGAGAGCCACCCCGCGACTATGCCCTGCCCTTTGGCTGGTGCCGCTTCGCCCTCAG GATCAAGTCCCACTGTGAGGTCTCTAATGCATTGAAGAAGTGGCACATTGCGTACCACGGCACCAGTGTAGGAGCTCTGCGACGCACACTGGACCACAGCCAGCTCCTGCCTG gGACGTCGTCAATCTTCTCCGTGTCGCCCGTGAAGGCAGAGGGGCCCAACGGCTACAGCGAGCCCGAGGAGAACAGTGCTCCCGGCAGAGAGGTTCCCAGAGTGCGGCTCTCCCCCACCATGCGTTACTCTGGGTTGGAGATCTTTGCTCCCAAAGTGCA ATTTCAGGACCCCCGTTCTCACCGCTCCCACCAGGCTCAGGTGGGATTCCAGGTGTGCGTGCGTCCGGGATCCTACAAGGTTGGACCTCAGACACTCGGCCACAGTGAAGCCCTGGATCCTCGCTTCAGCAACTCAGAGATCGAGTGGATCACTAAGGAGCAGGGCGGCACGCTCCTTTACGGACTGCTCATTCGGGTCGAATGA